A window of the Thunnus albacares chromosome 15, fThuAlb1.1, whole genome shotgun sequence genome harbors these coding sequences:
- the LOC122997891 gene encoding cytochrome c oxidase subunit 8A, mitochondrial-like translates to MYSVLRKPSLTKSVFLKAIQQDHRSTIYSKPPKEKIGPVQSVFAMCVFAVTLLAPAGWIMHHIPDYRQRSPPQP, encoded by the exons ATGTACTCTGTTCTTAGGAAACCCTCACTGACCAAGTCCGTGTTCCTGAAAGCCATTCAGCAAGATCACAGGTCAACCATCTACAGCAAGCCACCTAAGGAAAAGATCGGGCCAGTG CAATCCGTCTTtgccatgtgtgtgtttgctgtgactCTCTTGGCCCCGGCCGGATGGATCATGCATCATATCCCAGACTACCGGCAGAGATCACCTCCACAGCCCTGA
- the btbd7 gene encoding BTB/POZ domain-containing protein 7: protein MGANGSSYPHSCSPRIGGNAQTQQTFIGTSSYSHQGYGWESKLYSLEHGHERPTDRKKKSLGLATLKRRFIKRRKSSRSADHARQMRELLSGWDVRDTNALVEEYEGTAALKELSFQASLARAEAPSLQRDLAALYQHKYCTDVDLIFQGTCFPAHRAILAARCPFFKTLLSSSPGYGAEVLMDIDTAGIDVPMFSALLHYLYTGEFGVGGAEDTRLQNVDVLVQLSEEFGTPNSLEADMKGLFDYMCYYDALLSFSSDSEMIESCNERGAVAGAATGVSGGNGCPGTPDEDLRAHKAILSARSPFFRNLLQRRIRTGEEMTERTLQTPTRIVLDESIIPRKYVQVILHCMYTDGVELGLVLRGSPSAGSLGEVQALVSGGRGASTRTEEAMELYHIALFLEFSMLAQGCEDIVVESLSLDSLVPILKWSSQPYGSKWVYRQAMHFLCEEFSQVVTSDVLYELSKEHLLSAIQSDYLQASEQDILKYVVKWGEQQLIKRMADREPNLLSGTAHSVNKRGVKRRDLDVEELKEILSPLLPFIRTEHILPPHSDVLTDALKRGLISTPPSDMLPTAEGGKANAWLRQKNAGIYVRPRLFSPYVEEAKSVLDEMMVEQTDLVRLRLVRMSNVPDTLYMVNNAVPQCCHMINHQQMSVNSATAPSVVANEIPVPQLSVVKEMIRRLQELRHTEQVQRAYALNCGEGATVSYELQLRVLREFGLADGATELLQNPYKFFPDERFGDESPILALRQVGRCRVNSSPAMDSMFTELEGVAGFHPPLPPPPPPYHPPATPSHAQLKGAWRPRVPMPTPTRSFSYPCNRTLIQRHAAAKHGSSDYSSVPRPQPPDCTNPQAMGRALLSDQQAMSMEPVMREFMPDIALGVSVMSLREQHMAEMDREGPHSPMGPSGHHLPHGPCPSVRLSHSHGPGHGHSCKRHAPEPKLEAQAEFPDLYDFSCRPATPTSSHPLPSFAGPDLYSHSCTPSSPYPPPYISDSQSQGHPQGRTAPDPLRLDVLSMTSQRHDGVLASPSGAQPRMGHIPRGRSNETDLTHGLGHLRSPSGNMDGYEERHTGPRDAPEEMVLAGESSGPGSLQQPHRNSVTEEITRDRRSPSKPDYPYKKSAL from the exons ATGGGTGCCAATGGATCCAGCTATCCACACTCATGCTCCCCACGCATAGGGGGAAATGCACAGACACAGCAGACTTTTATAG GGACCTCATCCTACTCTCATCAGGGATATGGCTGGGAGTCTAAGCTATACAGTCTGGAACACGGCCATGAGCGGCCcacagacaggaagaagaagagccTTGGTCTGGCGACCCTCAAACGGCGGTTCATCAAACGGAGGAAGTCCAGCCGCTCGGCAGATCATGCGCGGCAGATGCGGGAGCTTTTGTCAGGGTGGGACGTCCGTGACACAAACGCCCTGGTGGAGGAATATGAGGGCACAGCAGCCCTCAAGGAGCTGAGCTTCCAGGCCAGCCTGGCACGTGCCGAGGCACCCAGCTTGCAGCGAGATCTGGCTGCCCTTTACCAGCATAAGTACTGCACTGATGTAGACCTCATCTTCCAAGGTACCTGCTTCCCAGCCCACCGGGCCATCCTGGCTGCCCGCTGCCCCTTTTTCAAGACTCTGCTGTCCTCGTCCCCTGGCTATGGAGCAGAGGTTCTCATGGACATCGACACAGCTGGCATCGATGTGCCCATGTTCTCTGCCCTACTTCACTACTTGTACACAGGGGAGTTTGGGGTGGGCGGAGCAGAGGATACCAGGCTGCAGAACGTGGATGTACTGGTGCAGCTCAGCGAAGAGTTTGGTACCCCCAACTCCCTGGAGGCAGACATGAAGGGCTTGTTTGACTACATGTGTTACTACGACGCTCTGCTTAGCTTCTCCTCAGACTCTGAGATGATAGAGAGCTGCAATGAGAGAGGGGCTGTGGCTGGAGCAGCAACTGGTGTCTCAGGAGGCAACGGGTGCCCAGGGACCCCAGACGAGGACCTTAGGGCTCATAAGGCTATCCTCTCAGCACGTTCACCTTTCTTTCGGAACCTTTTGCAGAGGCGCATCCGCACAGGAGAGGAAATGACAGAGCGCACGTTGCAGACTCCTACCCGCATAGTGCTGGATGAGTCCATCATCCCACGGAAATATGTGCAGGTTATTCTCCACTGCATGTACACAGATGGGGTTGAGCTCGGGCTGGTGCTGCGGGGAAGCCCCTCAGCAGGCAGCCTCGGAGAGGTGCAGGCCCTGGTGTCCGGGGGCCGGGGGGCCAGCACACGCACAGAAGAGGCCATGGAGCTGTACCATATTGCTCTGTTCTTGGAATTCAGTATGCTGGCTCAAG GCTGTGAGGACATTGTTGTGGAAAGCCTGTCTCTGGACTCGCTTGTCCCCATCCTGAAGTGGAGCTCCCAGCCGTACGGCTCCAAGTGGGTCTATAGGCAGGCCATGCACTTCCTTTGCGAGGAGTTCAGTCAGGTCGTCACCTCAGATGTTCTCTACGAGCTTAGCAAGGAGCATCTTCTCAGCGCGATCCAGTCCGACTACCTACAG GCAAGCGAACAGGACATTCTCAAGTATGTTGTTAAGTGGGGCGAGCAGCAGCTTATTAAGAGGATGGCAGACAGGG AGCCCAACCTGTTGAGCGGCACAGCCCACAGCGTAAACAAGAGGGGAGTGAAAAGGAGAGACCTAGATGTGGAGGAGCTAAAGGAGATCCTGTCTCCCCTCCTGCCCTTCATTCGAACTGAGCACATCTTACCTCCACACAGCGACGTCCTCACTGATGCG CTTAAAAGGGGTTTGATAAGCACCCCTCCTTCAGACATGCTGCCCACGGCTGAAGGGGGAAAGGCCAATGCCTGGTTACGGCAGAAAAACGCAGGCATCTATGTGCGTCCTCGTCTCTTCTCTCCTTATGTGGAGGAGGCTAAG TCTGTGCTTGACGAAATGATGGTGGAGCAGACGGACCTGGTGCGTTTGCGACTAGTGCGCATGTCCAACGTCCCAGACACACTCTACATGGTCAACAACGCTGTGCCGCAGTGCTGTCACATGATTAACCACCAGCAAATGTCAGTTAATTCAGCCACAGCTCCATCGGTTGTGGCCAATGAAATTCCAG TGCCTCAGCTGTCAGTGGTGAAGGAGATGATCCGGAGGCTGCAGGAACtgagacacacagagcaggtccaGAGAGCTTATGCCCTCAACTGTGGCGAGGGAGCCACCGTCAGCTATGAGCTGCAGCTGCGGGTGCTGCGGGAATTTGGTCTGGCAGACGGAGCCACTGAGCTACTGCAG aaTCCGTACAAGTTCTTCCCAGATGAACGGTTTGGAGATGAGAGTCCAATTCTGGCTCTGCGGCAGGTGGGTCGGTGTCGGGTAAACAGCAGCCCAGCCATGGACAGCATGTTCACAGAGCTGGAAGGGGTAGCAGGCTTCCaccctcctctacctcctccacctcccccatACCACCCTCCTGCCACACCCAGCCATGCCCAGCTCAAGGGTGCCTGGCGACCCCGTGTTCCCATGCCGACACCTACCCGTTCCTTCTCCTACCCCTGCAACCGCACCCTGATCCAGCGCCATGCGGCTGCCAAGCATGGCAGCTCAGACTACTCCTCCGTGCCCAGGCCCCAGCCCCCAGACTGCACCAACCCGCAGGCTATGGGCCGAGCTTTGCTTTCAGACCAGCAAGCG ATGAGCATGGAGCCTGTTATGAGAGAGTTCATGCCTGACATCGCGCTGGGTGTCTCAGTCATGTCCCTGAGGGAGCAGCACATGGCAGAGATGGACAGGGAAGGCCCTCACAGCCCCATGGGCCCCTCAGGCCACCATCTGCCCCATGGACCCTGTCCTTCTGTCCGCCTCAGCCATAGCCACGGTCCTGGACATGGCCACTCCTGCAAGAGACACGCTCCTGAACCCAAGCTGGAGGCTCAAGCCGAGTTCCCTGACCTGTATGACTTCTCCTGCCGACCTGCAACCCCGACCTCCAGTCACCCTCTGCCATCCTTTGCAGGACCAGACCTCTACAGCCACAGCTGCACCCCCTCCAGCCCCTATCCACCCCCCTACATTTCTGACTCTCAGTCCCAGGGCCACCCGCAGGGACGGACTGCCCCAGACCCACTACGGCTGGATGTCCTCAGTATGACCTCTCAGAGGCACGATGGAGTCCTTGCCAGCCCCTCTGGAGCCCAGCCCAGAATGGGACATATCCCGAGGGGACGATCAAACGAGACAGACCTGACTCACGGCTTGGGCCATTTGCGGTCCCCAAGTGGAAACATGGATGGCTATGAGGAGAGGCACACAGGACCTAGAGACGCCCCGGAGGAGATGGTTCTAGCTGGAGAATCATCAGGCCCGGGGTCCCTTCAGCAGCCTCACAGGAACAGTGTCACCGAGGAGATCACCAGAGACCGCAGGTCACCCAGCAAGCCTGACTACCCTTACAAGAAATCTGCACTTTAA